The following nucleotide sequence is from Chlamydiota bacterium.
GTCCTCGAGCCTAATCTTCTCGCCAGCGGCGTCATCTAGGATATTAAGGATGGCTCGCTGGGTCTCGCCCTGCCGTGTGCGCTCATTGCCAAAGTCGTCCAGGATGTTCAACATGGCCCTAGAGAAGTTCTGCCTACCCTCCTCGAGAGAAATATCAGTTTCGCGATCATCCCTTTTTGATTGAAATGACATTTTTAAACTCCTCGATCTCTTTCTTGAGCTCGATCATCTTGAGTTCGCGACCGACCGTCAGCTTCTGGAATCGCTCCAGCTCCGCCAATCTCTCCAGCTCCTTGGCCCGTTGCTCGGCAATCTCGGTCTCAGCCCTCTTCTGCGCGGTCACATCACGTGCGGCGGCGAAGACGCCTAGCACGCTGCCGCTCGCGTCCTTGTACACCGAGGCGTTGTAGAGAACGTCGGTTAACCGCCCGTCCTTGTGACGGATGGTCAGCGGGTAGTCGGTGACGGAGCCCTTGGCGAACACCTGCTGGTATCCTTCACGGGCCTTCTCGGGCTCGGTAAAATAGTTGGAGAAGTCAGTCCCGATGAGTTTTTCCCGCGGCACACCGGTCACCTTGATGGACCCTTCGTTGACGTCGGTGATTTTTCCCTCGGGGCTGATCGTAACCAGTGGATCCAAAGAGGCCTCAATGAGGCTTCTGGCGTATTGCGAAGCAAAGCGCAGCTTCTCCTCAGCCTGCTTTTTCTCCGAGATATCGCTGGACATGAGCAGAAAACCGATGGGATTTCCTGAGGCATCGTTGCGGCGGGTAACAACAACGCTCGCCGCGAAGTGAGATCCGTCCTTGCGGACGCGCTCAAATTCACCCTCAGCCAATCCCTTATCTAAGGCGGCGTCCAGAAGCTTTTTGACGGCGCCGGATTTCACATCCTGGGGTCTGTGAAGAATCTCGGAGTTCTTTCCGAGGATTTCTTGCTCCGAATACCCGTAATACCGCCGTGCCCCCTCGTTCCACGAGAGAATGCGGTTGTTGAGGTCCTTTCCTATGATGGAGTATTTAATGGAGCTTTGCAAAATGTTATCCAGAAGGTTCTTCGTTTCGCTGAACTGGGACATGACACGCTTGGATTCAGTCACATCTCGGGCAGCAGCGAAGACGCCCAGCACGTTGCCACGCGCATCCTTGTAGACTGAGGCGTTGTAAAGAACGTCGGTTAAGCGCCCATTCTTGTGTCGAATGGTCAGTGGATAGTCGGTGACGGAGCCCTTGGCAAAAACCTGCTGGTATCCTTCACGGGCCTTATCAGGCTCGGTAAAATAATTGGAAAAGTCAGTCCCAATCAGCTTTTCCCGAGGCACTCCGGTCACCTTGATAGATCCTTCGTTGACGTCGGTGATCTTCCCCTCTGGGCTGATCGTAACAAGTGGATCCAAGGAGGCCTCAATGAGGCTGCGGGCGTATTGGGAACCAGTCCGATCCTGCGACTCGGCAACCTGACGCTTTCTCAGCAATTCCTCCGCCTTTTTGCGCTCGGTAATATCAACAACCGCGGCCAATACAAACTGCCCCTGATCGGTCACGAATGGATTCAACCCGATCTCGACTGGAAATTCTACGCCATCCTTGCGGACCCCAAAAAGATCTCGGCCCGCCCCCATGGCCCGCGTTTGGGGTTTATGAGAAAAGTCGGCTCGGTATTGAGGGTGATGATTACGGAAACGACCCGGGACCAGGACTTCAACCTGCTTTCCTATTAGCTCTTTTTGCGTGTAGCCAAACATCATCGTCAGCCGGTTGTTGACAATAAGAATTTGCCCCTTTTCATCGACCAGGATGTTCCCATTGGGAGACGCTTCCAAGGCCAGACGAAAAGCAGGCCGCTCAATTTCATCGTGACTGATCGGTATGGGCTTGGAAAAGGGTTCGAGTGACTTTAATGGATCAAGAGAACGTTTCATAAAGCCTCCGCATTTTTCATAAGTGAATAAAAGAACGTCTTTCTGAAACTATCCGGGAAGAATCAGCCGGTTTGGGAATAAAACCGGATACACCCAATGTGGTTGCAAATTTAAAGTTGGGGGCGTTCATGATCTTGAAATTTGAAAGTGAAGCGATGAAATTAAAAAGCGTCTGCTGGCGCAAACCTGCTTTAGATAGAAATTTCAGGAAAGTAGACAGACCGATTCGTGAGTGAGTGAGTGAGTGAGTGAGTGAGTGAGTGAGTGAGTGAGTGAGTGAGTGAAATTTTATGAGGGTGGATACAATTCCACATATGCACAGATGTTACTATTCTGAAAATATTTTGCAATAGAAATTAACAGCATCGTCGCAAGAAGGGATATAACTAACTTCTCAAGCGGCACGATCTAAAGTCCTTAAGACCCTTAGCGGGAATTTGATGGAAACAAAATAAACTTGAGGATAGAGATAAGACTGCCTTGATTCGTCTACGATACGAAAAAGACCTTTGCCTTCGGCTTCCTTGTCTACTAAAACACGATAAATTTTCAATCGTTCCAAGGATGTTTCGTAATCTTTATTTTTTACACAAACAACATACTTTTTTACTGAGCGATGATTTTTCATTTTAAATGACTTGAATATGACTGATATCACTAAGAATTTTAAACCACATAGGAGTCTTTTAGGATAAAAAAGTCTGGATTATCCCCATTTATTGAGTCTCTCCAAAAAAAATGCTTCATTCCAAAACTCGAGCATTCCCTCGCTCCCCTTTTTTAGAAAACGCTTTACATCTTCTTTAACCCTTTCCCAATCCATGGAGCGAATTTTATTCTCCATTTCACGACAATACCACACCTGATCTATATTCAAATTCTGATTCTGACAGGGGCCTTGCTGAAAAATTGCTGAGGCTAAAAATTTAAAATTAATAGGGGTCTTACGCGAAGTGTACCACACAAAATCATACCAATCCCTTCCCTTCACATATTCTCGGCAAAGAAGCGCATGACTTTTACCTGCAAACAAAGTAGGCAAATCATGTACCGTGACCGGAAAAGGAAATGGAAAATCCAAGAACTTCACTTCAAATTGGCTCCCCTCGGGAGGGTTTGTATCAATTTCCAACTTCACCCGAATCTTTCGCGAGGCTCGGGTCCACCTTGAATGTTTAAAAATAAGCAATTTCCCGACAGAATCATCTTTTAAAAAAACCTTCTTAACGGTGTCGCTTACTTTTTGCCGATCCTGAATTTCTAATTGATAGCCATAGGATTGGAATTCTACCGCTAAATTTTTTAAATACCCCTCTAATTTAAAATCTCGATTGATGGCCTGTAAAGCAAAGTCAATATCCTCTGAAAAGCGTTCAAGCCCATAAAGTACTCTCAGGCAAGTTCCACCCTGAAAAGCTGCTTCTTTAAAGAAGCCTGCTCGCGACAAAGCTGCTAAAGCAATTTCCTGGGTGATCTCTCGTAGGGCATTTTCCTCCTCCTGCTCGGTTTGACAAGCATAGGAATTCAGCCTTTCTTGAATGATTTTTACACTCACTTTCGAATCTCCTTTTGAATCCCTAAAATAAATTTTTCCACCCTCTGGCTTCCGTAACTTTCTAAAAGCTCATCGAGCAACTCTGGATCCACCTCGTTAAGAAACTCATCTTCAACACGTAAACTTTCTCGTACGGGCTTCAATGACTTCCAATCTTTTTTGTAAACATAAATATAATCGATAAGAGCCTTCCAAGGATTGGCCATAAAAAAAATGGTTTGATCCCGAACCACTCTTTCCACTCCGACATAGAATGCGTTCTTCGAAACACTTTTGAAACTAAATGTACCGATGGGTGCATGAAATTCACGAGAACGTTTCATGGAGGCGCTCGTTACCTCATAAACAGCCTCCGGAATCCAGCCATGGTAGGAAAGAGCAGATTCTAAACTTACGTACGAAGGTCCATAAATGCGCTCGGCTAATTCAAAGAGATTGACCCTTCGACGTCGATACCGTTCTGCCAACAAATATAATCCCTGCCGAATATGGACCAGATCTCCATGAGCAATCGCCCTATTCACAAGCCCATATCGACTGGCCTTTGTCTTCGCAATAAGAACAGACAGGACATCATCGGAAATAACATCTTCCGAAATACGCTCCAAAATGGTATCAATAAGTTTGAAATTAGCCATAAAATGTATGAAACTTCTTAAAAATAGAAGTTTCATACAAAATACTATTTATTTTTTACCCACTTG
It contains:
- a CDS encoding PAS domain S-box protein, yielding MSQFSETKNLLDNILQSSIKYSIIGKDLNNRILSWNEGARRYYGYSEQEILGKNSEILHRPQDVKSGAVKKLLDAALDKGLAEGEFERVRKDGSHFAASVVVTRRNDASGNPIGFLLMSSDISEKKQAEEKLRFASQYARSLIEASLDPLVTISPEGKITDVNEGSIKVTGVPREKLIGTDFSNYFTEPEKAREGYQQVFAKGSVTDYPLTIRHKDGRLTDVLYNASVYKDASGSVLGVFAAARDVTAQKRAETEIAEQRAKELERLAELERFQKLTVGRELKMIELKKEIEEFKNVISIKKG
- a CDS encoding nucleotidyl transferase AbiEii/AbiGii toxin family protein, which produces MSVKIIQERLNSYACQTEQEEENALREITQEIALAALSRAGFFKEAAFQGGTCLRVLYGLERFSEDIDFALQAINRDFKLEGYLKNLAVEFQSYGYQLEIQDRQKVSDTVKKVFLKDDSVGKLLIFKHSRWTRASRKIRVKLEIDTNPPEGSQFEVKFLDFPFPFPVTVHDLPTLFAGKSHALLCREYVKGRDWYDFVWYTSRKTPINFKFLASAIFQQGPCQNQNLNIDQVWYCREMENKIRSMDWERVKEDVKRFLKKGSEGMLEFWNEAFFLERLNKWG